Sequence from the Argentina anserina chromosome 7, drPotAnse1.1, whole genome shotgun sequence genome:
TTAAGCCATTGGCGGCTCCTCTCTTCCTTCTCATTCCTTCCCAACTTTCATTGAAACCCATCAACCCATAAATCCATCCGAGATGGTCTTATCGAACCGAAAGCTGAAGCAGCAGCTCAGGGAGAAGATATCCGATTCGTTACTGACATTCGAAATCGTCAAGTCCGACCCGTCAAGCAATGACGGGTCTGCAAACCCTGACCCGAATCCGCAGCAGCCCCAATCGCTGCGGGCGCTTCTGGGCTCGGCGACCCCGAAGCCCAGCCTGTCGAAGCGAGCTAAACGGAGAAAGCTCGCCGCTTTGCGTGGTCCGGCGGCGAGCGGCGGCGGAGATTTGGGGGAGAACGATGGGGTGGAAAAGACTGAAGCTTTGGGGTTGGAGGGAAATGGGATTTTGAAGAAGGAAAATGGGTCGGAgagtaagaagaagaaggagaagaaggagaagaagaggaagagagatgAGGAAGAGAAGAGTGGAGATTTGGGTTTAGAGGGAAATGGGGATTTGGAGATTGGGGATGAGAGTTTGGGGAAggaaaagaagaggaagataGATGAGGAAGAGAAGAGTGAGGATTTGAGTTCAGAGGGAAATGGTGTGGGTGTGAAGGAGGAGGGTAAGAagccgaagaagaagaagcctaagtggaagaagaagaaggaggttAAGAGTGAGGAGGAGAAGGGGTTTGAAGTTGTGAGGGAAGAGCAAAGTGTCAATCAGACTGATAAGGAAACTGAAAGGTAACTtcttttctctgttttttgTTATGGTCTTTGATTTTGATCATTGTGTTGAGTAGTTAGATTGAATGAGAGGTTGATTGATAGGCAGTTTGGATTGGATGAAAAGAGTTTTGTGTATGATGATAATAATGTGTGGTTGTCTTGTGTGTTGTTTCTTTTAGGCAAGAAAATGGGGAAGTTGCGACGAAAGTTTATGTTGGAGGGATTCCTTATTACTCGACGGAGGATGATATTCGAAGTTTCCTTGAAAGTTGTGGCTCCATTACTGAGGTTGATTGTATGAGGTTTCTTGACAGTGGGAAGTTCAAAGGAATTGCCATTATTAGCTTTAGGGTAAGTAAATTTTGTTAATTCTTGCCTGAATTTTAAATATAGCAGATTAGGACATTGTGATTTTCAATACTTTTTCTTGTAGCTTAGAAGTTATTTGTTGGATGGACTAGTGTTTGGACATACTTTTATCGACACCTCATGCTACTTAGTTTAGGTAGTATGTTCTTTTGTAAACCTGAATCTGTATGCCTTGGATGGGTACCTTGGTCATAGAAGTTCTGCTCAATCCATGAGTAGCATTAAGGCTGAGGGCAACATCCCCCGATGCCCAAATGACAGATAGGCCTTAGAGTAGCTGGCTTCAAATGCTTGAAGAGTATAGGCACAGGAGTCATTTAGGGGTGGAGACATAAACATAACCGAAAACCACAACAGAATAGACAGATTTTAGATGTTAGTTATTTCACTCAGTCTGTATTAAACGGATGATTTTCCCAACATGGTAGAGTTTTTTGTGAAGGAATCTGTTGATGAATTGTGCAACCTCCAGAATAAACTAAACAGCACTAAATGAATGGCTACAATGTTCATATCTTACATTATTTATGAATGAGTCCTGTTTAAAGATAACTGCAACTTTAAAAACTGGATAAGACCAAGAATGACGAATATGAAAGTTTGAGTTGGTGTTTGGGATTCTTTCTCAACAGAGGCGAATACCATTTAACTTATCTTTCTATGTTAATGTTTCTACAGACCGAAGCAGCAGCTAAACGAGCCTTGGCTCTTGATGGAGCTGACATGTGAGTTTAGGCATTATCCAATTTATGTAAATGAATTTGATGTTATAGGCTTCTTTTCCACTTCTTACATGATTCTAATGGAAGTTCTTAATGTTTCAGGGGTGGTCTGTTTCTGAAAATTTTGCCTTACAAATCTACTCGGGTTAATAAAGTAGTCAATAAAGTATCTGATTTTGCCCCAAAAATTGTGGAGGGCTACAATAGAATCTACGTTGGAAATTTGTCGTGGGATATCACTGAGGACGAACTGAGGAAGCTTTTCTCAGATTGCAAGATATCGTCTATCAATTTTGGCATGGATAAGGAAACAGGAGAATTCCGAGGCTATGCCCATGTGGAATTTTCTGACAGTCTCTCACTGACGATGGCATTGAAGTTGGATCAGAAGGTTGTGCTTGGGAGACCTGTCAAGATAAGCTGTGCAGTTCCTCTGAGAAAATCAGGGATCCATCCCAAGTCCGTATCTACAAGTACTGGTACCCTTTCCGAGGCTGTAGCTACTACTGCTAGTGCAGGAGCTGATAACGATGGGTTGAGTGCCATCAGTGGTAAGCTCAAGAGAAGGACCTGCTATGAGTGTGGTGAAAAGGGCCACGTTTCTTCTCTTTGTCCACTGAAGCGACAAGTGAATACTGTGAATGCAACAGATACTAATGCATCCTATACAAAGCCTGTAATGACTACAGGTATGCTTTTGGAGTCTGTAACAAAAACTACTGAAGCTGCTAATACTGAGTTGAGTTCTGTTAGTGGTAAGACTAAGAGAAGGACATGCTACGAGTGTGGTGAGAAGGGCCATGTTTCTACAGCTTGTCCACAGAAGCAATCTGCTGGTGCAGTAACAGATAGCAATGCCACCCCTACAACGCCTGTACATACAATTACAAGCCCTGTATTGGAGCCCATAGCTATACCTTCAAGTACAGGAGTTGATAATACTGGGTTAAATTCCATCAGTGGTAAGATTAAGAGAAGAACATGTTACGAATGTGGGGAAAAGGGTCATGTATCTACAGCTTGCCCAAACAAACAATATGCTCATCCAATAGAGACCACTGCAAGTCATACAAAGCAAGTACTTACAACTCCAACTCCCCTTCTGGAGTCTGCATCCACAACTACAGGTACAGAACCCGATAATGCTGGGTTGAGCTCTATGAGTGGTAAGATTAAGAGAAGGACATGCTATGAGTGTGGTGAAAAGGGCCATATATCTTCAGCTTGTCCAAAGAAACAATCTGTTGATAACAATGCAAGCTGATAACTTGAGCATGTCACTGGGTCCTATGGTTGTCATTCATTTGTATTCCTATTCATTATATTTAGGTAAACCAGATTGCGCATCTTCCACACTACTATTGTTTATGAATTGGCTGAAAAAGCTGCATGGGGGTTTTGCTAGTGAGAGCAATACTGTGAATCTGTGATGTTAAATGACTTAAATCAGCTTACTTTGAAGCAAATATTTGTATAAGCGAGATCATTCTTTCTTATTGATAAATCAGGATCTGTTCATTGCTTGATAATGCAATTTTCTAATTGACAAAGGAATGCTGTATTGATTTGCATTATTTGAGATTTCTCAATCACAATGCGGAGCTTTCATTCACCTCTGTATTGATTTGCATATCGAAGTTGGCTCTCTACTGTCACAGATGAAGAACCGAGCACGACAAGAGTACTTCAatcataaattaatatatatgtatcgtctACATATGAAGAATCGAACACGGCAAAAATACTACGATCATTAATTAGAAATATAAGTTCGTTTCCACTAAAAATGTAAATGCTGAATTTAGAAATTCATCTTTGATGAAAATCTCCTACTTGCTTTACTCTTTGCATGCATAATATACAGTACAACTCTGATTAGTCCATCAACTTTGATCATTAACTACTTTGATTAGTCCATCTACTTTTACTTCTTGTttatatggattataaataGAAACCATGAACCACTCGATTGCATAACTACATCGATCACAAACTCATTCCCATCAATCCCATCTTTGTTGGTTTGTTCAAGTCCAAATGGCTTTTATCTTGGCACCAAAGTCCACCATGTCTCTTATGGTGTCGCTTCCGtttgtgtttgcattttctacCGAAGCTTCATGTTGTATACCACAAAGGAAGACTGCTACTATCAGTGGCTACATCCCTAATACGCCCATCGGAAGAGGGATTTTTTTTCCACTAATCGTAAGTTAACAAAACTTCCAAATTCAAACTCTGCAGTGAAGGCTGTATGGCGAGGAGCCAGAGTTAGAACAGGTGCAAACACTTATTTTGTTATCGGAGAGCATTCGAATGTAACAGATGACTCAGGCAAACGATATACTGGTGAGTTTACACTACTGGGAACACGAAACACTTCCAGCCAAGTCAATATGCTTATGGTTGCCTCAGGTACTGGAGATTTTTACAATGCTACAAGAAATTCTACTATTCGATATTTCTCAAAGTTCTTTATGAAAGTTTACATTAGACTTTTCCTCAAGGGCCTTTGTGAATGAGTTATCCCATATGCATCTATCAGCTGAACTTGGGATGATCTCAGTTGAATGCTAATTTGTGTTATAGTGATACAATATAATGAATAATGTGCCTCCACTGtgtgtgtacatatatatatatatatatgcatggaaTTAATGGTAATTGTTTTCCATCTTGTGTGTAACATGATGTGACGGTGTTGATTTTTATATTGCATGTAAAATATGTAACATTATCCAAGTTATTTGTGAGTAATAACGGGAATTGTGATCAAAGATTTTACTATCTCGTGTGTATTTTCGCATATTACATTGCATGCTTACTTAAAGAACCAATACAAGCTTGACCATCCCGAGTAAGTTCTTGTCATTGGTTTGTGTCCAAATGGCTTTCCGTTTGAGACACAATTCATGAGCATCGTTTAAGGTGGATACGTACAGGATACTCGTCATGCTTTTGCATGACAAGGAGGAACTTGGTATGATCACTCTAATTATATGACAGCCTGATCATCATCTGACGCTCACGTCTTACCATGTTTCTTCTAATTAAGATCATGATTCAGCACACTGACCCTCACTACTGTCGTGCGCTGCTGcgtaagaaaatgaaaataccCATAACGCTAGttcaaataacaaatcaaacaaacagGAGGACACGAAAACATCACTTTTTCAATATGCTACATTGCTCTTACTCAACGAACACCCAAGAGCATAAACCTAACTTCATCCATAATACTTAATAATCGATCAAGTCCAACTATGATTTTACAAACTCCATCACATTTTGGAAAAATCAACTGATAAATGAATCAATATGGTGATAGGGTCAATCCCTCCTTAATGAAGGTgtgaaaactatgtgatgttcacatgagtaaatcaagcacacctattgttttggtgacccattaattggtggagttggttttgttgaaacttggagcaacctttgttgaaggtaagaaacaaatctacaaccttatggtggtaggtggttgatttgtttgacaaagaaagaagaatgcattgatgagcatgccaacattgagcatgaatcaaggaagaagattgactttgcttccatgcatgttacatgcaaatgcatgaattgcacaaagatgtttgcctatataacggcatgagaagtggtgcaataaacatagaagaacaacaagtgagagatcatcttgtgtgtgatcaagagtgagagatagagagaaaactccaagtagagagttttgtgtgt
This genomic interval carries:
- the LOC126802368 gene encoding phragmoplastin interacting protein 1, producing MVLSNRKLKQQLREKISDSLLTFEIVKSDPSSNDGSANPDPNPQQPQSLRALLGSATPKPSLSKRAKRRKLAALRGPAASGGGDLGENDGVEKTEALGLEGNGILKKENGSESKKKKEKKEKKRKRDEEEKSGDLGLEGNGDLEIGDESLGKEKKRKIDEEEKSEDLSSEGNGVGVKEEGKKPKKKKPKWKKKKEVKSEEEKGFEVVREEQSVNQTDKETERQENGEVATKVYVGGIPYYSTEDDIRSFLESCGSITEVDCMRFLDSGKFKGIAIISFRTEAAAKRALALDGADMGGLFLKILPYKSTRVNKVVNKVSDFAPKIVEGYNRIYVGNLSWDITEDELRKLFSDCKISSINFGMDKETGEFRGYAHVEFSDSLSLTMALKLDQKVVLGRPVKISCAVPLRKSGIHPKSVSTSTGTLSEAVATTASAGADNDGLSAISGKLKRRTCYECGEKGHVSSLCPLKRQVNTVNATDTNASYTKPVMTTGMLLESVTKTTEAANTELSSVSGKTKRRTCYECGEKGHVSTACPQKQSAGAVTDSNATPTTPVHTITSPVLEPIAIPSSTGVDNTGLNSISGKIKRRTCYECGEKGHVSTACPNKQYAHPIETTASHTKQVLTTPTPLLESASTTTGTEPDNAGLSSMSGKIKRRTCYECGEKGHISSACPKKQSVDNNAS